In the Cucurbita pepo subsp. pepo cultivar mu-cu-16 chromosome LG17, ASM280686v2, whole genome shotgun sequence genome, AGTGATAGGCTTCAAAAATTAGATTCTACCAGTTATGTTCACTTTCAATGTATCTAACTTGCTATTGATGACAACCAtcaaaagatttattaaaCCCAAATCCAAacattcttttcttccttagTTTCTTGTCCCTTCGGTGACTGTTCCATCAATTGCTATGTAAACCTGCACGATACATCTTTGATTGTTAATTGAGTTTTCATTTAACTTAAAGCTGTACTATCAGTAACGTGAAGGTTGACTTAATTTAATATGACTATGTAAACATCAATTGCTATGTAAACCTGCACGATACATCTTTGATTGTTAATTGAGTTTTCATTTAACTTAAAGCTGTACTATCAGTAACGAGAAGGTTGACTTAATTTAATATGACTATGTAACCTTTGAAGTCGCATTCTGTCTGAGATGGAgtagaatttgaaatttttaatatgatcCCAATTGTCTGTGATAATATAACTATGATGTGTATATACCATTGTCTGTTAATGTTTTGACCAATAGTTCTTCCTTGGACTAAAACCTtctattttcaagaaaatatagGAATCGACAGTGTCCTGTCTTCATCTTGAACTTTATTGGTCTCTGTtatgtagttttttttattcttttatcatggattttttttttctttaatgcaCGTGTTACCTTTGAGCTACTCGTTGTTAAGTTTCAATCACCTGAATGTGTTAGTGAATACAGGCTACTACAATTGTACTTTTTGTCTGTGCTGGTGATCATATCATGTTGTGGCATAAGGTTCCCTAATCCTGCATTTACCTGGTTGATGTTTTCTACTTTTAAGTAGTTCTAAGAACTTCTATTTCTTCCCAATGAACATTTTCACCTGCAGActaattattgtattttacaGCTTTTCGAGAATTTGCAGAAGTTTCTTGGGGTGAAACACGAATTAGATGCAGGGTTCTCATGGTCTCTTGTCCGTAGAACAAGTGAAGATTCAGATTCATCTCTTCGTGGGCATTCACAAAGGATTGAATGCAACTCTAAACTGGCTGTTGCATTAACAGTTATGGATGAATGTTTTTTGTCTATTGTTGACAGGAGGAGTGGGATAAATCTAATTCATAATGTTCTTTACAATATTGGGTAAGAACATTTTTTCTTGCCTTAAGTAATACTGATATAGTTTGTTCGCATCATCATAACTCTAATACTCTGGGAGTGCTCTTCTTACTTTTACTgtatttacttaattttgatTGCTCTAACATGGATAAAACTATTTGATCACAATCTACagcaaaattttgtttaaaaaattattttctcgtCATGGTATCTGAATGTTTGTCTGATGGGTTTCATCTTTAATGTTCCAGATCAAACTTTTATAGGCTGAATTATAGTGGCTTCTACACTGCTATTTTGGAAAGGGGTGATGAAATCATCTCTGCAGCAACAATCAGGTATCATGCATCACACTTCATCATTTGGCGTGGACATATTAACTTGGTATTTGCAGAAGGAAGAAATTCGAATAGACCATATAGTTTTGCTTGTGCATATTTGCAGAAGGAAAAATTCAAGTAGACCATGCTCTAGATAGAAATATAACTTTTAGacataattgattatttaTCTTCTAGGATTTGATATCTTCTAACCATATTAGTTTATGGAGAAAGAGATACCTATAGAATGGTAATCTGGTGAAATAAGCTTTTGGTTCAATGTTTCAGTTTTGATGCTTGCTTGAATAGTAAGGTTTTGCTGATATGTGCTATCTTTGATATGGTTAGGTTTCATGGGACTAAGTTAGCTGAGATGCCATTCATTGGAACCCGTCATATATATAGACGTCAAGGAATGTGCCGTCGTCTTTTTTGTGCAATTGAATCTGTGAGTTACCCAAAAGATGTTTCTTAATCTTTTCCTACTGTTATGATTAACATACTACTTTCCTTCAATGACTGCAATGTTTATCATGTTTTCCTTCTATTTAGGCTCTTCGCATGCTTAAGGTTGAGAAACTGATTATACCAGCAATTGCCGAGCTCATGCATACATGGAATGTTATTTTTGGCTTTATCCCTTTGGAGCAATCACTCAAGCAAGAAATGAGATTGATGAATATGCTGGTGTTCCCTGGAACAGATATGTTACAGAAGTTGTTAATCGAAGAGACAATTGTTGAGGAAAATGCTACTACTGCCTCAGGTTTTATATCGTTCTCatcgtttttatttttcgaatAAAATTGGTTTTGCCTGCCAATGTAATTATTCGCTCTATGTTTTTGCTTAAAAGGTGCAAAGCAAACGAATTGTAGAAGTACAGAGTTCAGTAGTCCTAAGATGGATGCAGAGACCTCATCTGGACAGGAACCTCAAAGTTGTGATGACACTGAACCGCGCCACTCCAAGAAGACAACAGACGAAGCAGCTGACACTAACCCGGATCCTGAATCCATGCCTGGTTCTCCAAATGATACATCTGTGGTGAATAGTTCTCTGGACGCATCTCGTGAAGTTAAAACTTCTTGCTTTCCAATGGAAACTGAAAATTCAGATTCTGATTCTGGTGATAAATTAGCTGAATGTTCCTCCGATGGGAAATGTTCATCTCCCTCGATGGGCATCTCTCTTCCAACCAAAACTAGGCCTGGAATTCAGCATGTTTCAGAAGACCATTCGCAGTCCACTTCTCAATGTATGGCAGCTGATACTCCTTCAGACAGTTTGCTTGAACCTAAGGTTACAGTTTCAGATGAAGGAATCAGACGTTCGAATTCTCATGCTGGGCACAAGTTGGTTGAATCTGATTCTCAGAAGAAATCTTTCACTTCTACTTTAGACCATGGCACTGATGAGTTTGAAAACAACATACCCGTGATGGATTCTCCTGAATATGACAAGTGTTTGAATAAGATTAATGGTCATGATTTTCGTGAACACAATGCCCATGCTATTTCTTTTAAACCTGCTCATTGGGATGAAAATTTTGCTAATGGCGTTGTCGGTGAAAAGCCACTTGCCTCTTCATCTGGTCTGTGTGGCTCTAATGGACGCCCCTCCGAAACTATATCCGATGATGGAATTTGTGGCAGTGAAAATTCTCCACAGACCTGTGGGGAAAAAGTCAGGTGATTCACGGGAAGAGAGAGCTGAATCTGGTTCGGTTTGATAAATTGAGGCTCCATGTTGATATTTCATCTCCAAATTAACTGGGTTATTTCTCATGCGACCACTTTGTTGCTGGTTTGTGCAGGGCTCTGTTGCTAAATGGCTAGTGCTTAAATTGAGATGAGTTGCAATAATTAATATTGCTATTTGACAGAATTTATTCAACTTTATGCTGTTCGGTGTTAGATCATAATCCACCTTCGGTGATAGTTAACACGATTTTTTCAGCCCTGGAGTTCTACAGAGGTGCCCTTGATGGAAGTAGCATGGTTCAATTCACTGCCTATCTCTTCTGAAATTGCTGCTCTGAAACACGAACTCATTCATCATGCTGGCTAGCTTGGAAGATCAGACTTCATGGTATGGTCGGAACTTGGAACCGACTTCAGTTAGTAGGTTCGAGAACTCTCCAAACCGCagcatcttttttttcttgaaatggagCATTTCCATTCTTAATCAGGGTGAAGCTAATCTCTTGGATCATAATCTTCTTGTCTAAGTATCTGCTATCTGCTGCTCAGCCTTTTCGACGAACACAACCACAACAGAGgtagagaatttaaaattccGAGACGTTTTCACGTTGTCAAGGTTTGCTTGTGGGCTCTTTGACAGAAGAAATATATTGATACTCATTCATATTACTCGTAAGAATGATATGAGAACAACACCCTTGGGTGTATAGGCTGTGTTTGCTGGAATGTCCAGGCTTGTCACCTCATTTTGCTGCAGTCAGTCAGGGGCATCATCTAATTCTCAGAAATTTCACCATCTTCTTGGAAGCTACAACGCTGCCAACCATGAGTGTTTAGGGTTGGTTTGGTTAAAATGTGTGAAGGCAAAGGGTCAACAAAGATAATAGCTTTTAGTGAGAGTTAGAATAGGGCGTCCATTGTTTACCAACTGTTGTTATTGGGAATTACTTGTAATTATCTGGTGCACATGTATTTAGTTTGAACTGCTGGCTGAGGCTAGATTTTGCTCCACTTTTTTCTCGAACTCCCAACTTTACTTTCTCGCCTTCGtctagaaataaattttgtcgggtgaacttttaattttgtgttgaaaAGTATCGAAATACTGTGAGTGATCTGGAGATTTCTCAGCTGCTGTTGATGAAGCGTGTCACTGGTATGTGAAgttatgaacaaaaatgtGGATGCAGAGCTCAGATTGTTACAAGATTCTTCAGCCTTGTTCAAATCATTCGCCATATCCCTGTTGCTTTCTGTAGCAGGAAGTAAGATATTTCTGCATGTGAATGCCTGACCTGTCTCCTGTAGTAGAATGGTATTGTAAATTCATTATGATTTGATGATCATCAGGAACTAAACTATATGGTTTTTCAGTTGTATGCCTCTTGGGCAACAAATCCTTTGATAGTCTCCAATGGACTCTCTGAAGTTCGTCTCCAATGGAGTCTTCAGGTAAACCTTTCACAACGTTTTCACAACGTTTTCCTCGactattagatacaaaattgaaagttcttGCTGTAAGAGAAGTTGTTGCTGTAAGAGCTCAAATCCACTGTTAGTTGTTAGtagttagtagatattgtcttgtaGAAACcatttaaaatgtgtctactaagAAGAAGTTTTTACACCTTTGTAAGTCTTTTGGGAGCCCAACATCTTCGTTGGTACAAccactcggtgtctagctACATCTTCGTTGGTACAACCACTCGATGTCTAGCAACATCTTCGTTGGTACAaccactcggtgtctggctcttatacaatttgtaacagctcaaatcaatcactagcaaatattatccactttgactTGATATGTATCGTAGTTAGCCtcacgtttttaaaacacatctattagaCTCCCTTAATACTCATCACTAATAGTTTATGGATTTATTtggatattatatatatttttaaagtattattattttaatgattttaggTTGATATTTGACcactattttattataagtttattgttttaaatgaaaattaataaattaatactcATCACTAATAGACTCCcttgtatttattaaaaaaatgaaattaataaatttttttttattattgatatataatgaaataggtgtgaaagaaaagaaaaaaaagaaagagataatataataaaataaaataaaatagttggTGGGGCCGGAAAGGGAATCGGGAAGCAATCGCTGAATAAAACACCCATTCATCTATCCAGTTAGCCGGGAAGCTAAAAACGGAGATTTTCTGATTTCTCTAAACCCTAGGCGGCTCCGCCCGCTTCTACAACAGCCATGGCCGGCGGTAACAATACAAGCAAGCCGTCTCAGAagcctccttcttcttccaccGCCCCTTCTAACCGGAAATCCCGCTGGGAGTCCTCcaccaacaatcctccctccGATCCCAAATCCGATTCTAAATCTTCCAAACCCCATAATCCTTCCTCGAAGGTTGCAATTAGTCCCAATTCCACTCACCCCAAGCATCCCGCCGACAAGGCTGCTAATCCAACTCCGGCATCGGCTCCTCTCCATTCACCTGGAGTTCCTCTTCCCTTTTCCGATCCCTCGGATCTTGGCCCACCGCCTCCGCCGTCTTATGGATTCCACATGCTCGATCGTCGCACGATTGTTCTTGCTGATGGAAGCGTACGGTCGTACTTTGCTCTCCCTCTGGACTATCAAGATTTTACTCCGCCTGCAAGGCCCATGGATCTTGCTGCTCGGTTTTTACCAATGGGCTCCGGTGGTCCTGGCCGTGAATATGGTGGATTTGACCGTCGGTTTCCCCCCGGTGGCCCTATGAGTCCAAATGAATTTCGGGGTGTTCGGGAAGAACAATTTGCGCGTTCCAGGCCTCAAGATCACTGGAATTCTCGAGGGACTGACGAACGTGGTGGTCCTGCAGAATTTTCGATGAAGAGGAAATTCAATGACGACAGTGAGAAAGACAGGAAGGATGAGAAAGACGAAATGTCTAGGCGACAACAGCAATTCTTGCACAATGAGAATGCAAATGGGTTTCATACTGGTTCTGGCGAACGGCGGGGTGATTTTTTGGCGGGAACGAGTGATCCATATGGTCGAACAGAAGATATAAGGTTCTCGAAGTACATGCGAGTTGGTGGTAGTTATGAAAACGAAGGTCTAAGGCCAGGTAGCGGTCACAATGTAGCTCCTAAATATTTGGAAGTTGACCAGAATGCATTGAGAAAGGCATTCCTTCACTTTGTGAAGACTATCAATGAAAACGCAACtcagaaaaagaattatttggaGGACGGGAAACATGGGCGTCTTCAATGTCTTGCTTGTTCAAGGTTTGATGCAATTGGACTCTTTTTGTCTTATCTCTTTGACTTGcagtatttttatatattgcTGATAATTAATGCTTCTCTTCCCTGCATCCGGGATAATTTATGGTGGATGCAGCTAGCTAATACATTCCACTGTTTGTTTGCACTGTCTGTTGTGATTAAGAAGGAAGTGAATGCATTGAGCATATGCGTTCTTGATCGCCCTTTCCAATTAAGATGTTTTTCTGCTGCTGCCTTTTCTTTTACGACTGATATAAAGCATTTAAGGAGGGTATGGATACTGACTTGAGTGTCCGTGCCTGTGGCAAATACTATGCATTCATTGTACTATTgtaattttggattttgataTGTTTAATTGATTGACGAGAAGAAGGGAAAGGAGAACTAGACTCTCTTCTAATATTTTCCCTGCGTCTATTGTGGTGGTTGCTGTGAGCAAATACATTGGACTGTTTGTTTGCTTTTGATGTTGTCGTGACTGAGAAGGAAGTCAATACTTAAAGTGGATGCTTCTTGATACCTTTTCTTTGCTCTTACTTATCCTTATGAGTGTTATATACAAGCATTTGGGGAAACTGTGGATGCTGGCTCTTGCTGAGTGTCTGGCCATTGGTTTTGTTGTACTTTTCCTCCTATACATTTGTTCCCCATATTACGTAATATAGGATAGTGATGTAAGATGTTTGGTTTGGTGTTAGAGGTGTGATCTTTCATCAAGTTCAATGTCTATTTGGGCATCTTAGTTATTTTAGATGGTACCATTTTTTGTGTAGTTAGTTAGtcttgactttgttttggcTCCTTTTGGAGGGTTGTCTTTGTGTATgcttttgtattcttttattgAGATCTCAttcttttaacattaaaaaaaaaaggtctaTTGGGGTTGGTTTTTGGCCAAAACCAACCCTGGATTGGCTTGTCAGTAAAAGCAACCAACTGATCATTTTTGGGCTTTATTGTTACACAACGGAACTAGGGGATGGGCATAGTCCATTGACTGTTGGACTCGAGCATAATTTTTCTTCCTAACCAATGTGAGTGGCTTGGAATTGCCACAAACATACTCTCGTGGTTTCTGGTAATTCTAGAGGGGTAAGTTTTGTTGATATGTTTAGGCTTTGTCCTGTGCGTTGTCTTGCTTTAtacttaattcttttttactattttttttttaatttcttgataTGAATTCCCATGTGATGCTATTTTTATTGCAAGGGTTGTTTAAGGGTTTTCCCCttatttgttatattatttcattttactGTATATGTATATTTCTTATCTAGTtaccttatatttttttaggaaagTATGATTGCATCACTGGGTAAGTGCCATTACCCTGCAACCTTAGACATTTTTTGTTCACTTCATTGTGATGTTGATTCACCTTTTGTATTGTGTTTTTCTATAGGTTTGATCTCTTTTAGCCATGTGATACAGTTCGATGGCTTGTATGGATGCAATTATTTTGTGTGTACAATATGGTTACTTTACTGCCTTACCATCAAAAGTTGTATCTGGAAAAACCTGTTCACTTTATGGAGTGAATCAGCTGGTTATGTTTGTTTCTCCCTTTATAAATAGTGCCAATAGGAAGCTGGTGGAATGCTACTAACTCTGTCTGATACATATAGCTATGACGCATTAGTGGTAAAAGATATTGTGTTAGTTATCTCTTTGATGGTAATTGTTTGGTTAGGCGTTAATCCAAGCCTGTAAATTGTAGTTGATTTGATGCCATAATCATAATCAACGAGGGAGACCtgtttatccttttttttttttttatgaaactCCCTGTCCTGCATATATCAATTTGAAGTATTTGTGGATTTAGGTTGCCAAATGGGCTGCTTTGATGTTAATGAGGTTGAAAGTTTCTCATGAATGaataatttcttcaattctagTGTCTGGCTATGTGACAATACATGCCATTTAACTTGCTATGTGACAATACATGCCACTTTTTTGTGCCTGTGGGGAAACATGAGTagcaatagaagaaaaaataatatctctCCTGAGAAGTATCAATACTTAGTATAGTGTCTGATAGGATGTTTTTTTCgtgcctttttctttctccaggGGGAGGAACTAGCTGATAACTTGTTTCCTTGGTGCCATTCCTATGTCCTAATATTTATGAAGGACCATTCTTTGCTTATCCATTGTTGGCCTGGAAACTTACAAATATTTGCttgattttccttttggggATTTTCTAATTAAGAGGGAAAACATGAAACTGTTCCTAGTGGTTGAGAGGACTTCAAGGGCTATATGGGAGCTTTTTGTTTGTATGGACTCGTTTCATTTAAGGATTGCATTCCTTGAATTTTTCCATGTTGGAGAATCGTTATTACCTTTAGTATAGCTCAAGCTTGTTCAACTTTGTTAGTTTGGTTTGGTATTCGAATGGTGCACCTGTTCTCTCTTTTGTGTAATTTGTTTCTTATGAAGTGTACCTATGGGATTTCAACCATGAAAATATCTGAACCTTTTTACCAACCATGTATTCATATGGTGTACCTGTTCTCTCATTGGTCCCATATCTTCCTTATAATGTGAACCTATGGGATTTCAACCATGAAATTATCTGAACCTTGTTACCAATCATTGATTCCTGAATATTGTGCATGTTTGGTCGTTAATAAACTGCTTGTCGTCTCAAGCATATGTTTGAATTTCCAATAGTCATTAAATGGGTAGAAATAGTGTAGAAGATTTCAAGCttcaatgttttgatcaaTGGATTTTGCAGACGAGGAACCCTTATTATTGGTTATCTGAGGTTTCTTAATGTAGTAGAAGGATAGATAGAAACAATTTGATGAAACATAGGAACCATAAGTTTTTTAGGTATGTTGTTATTTAAGTTCCTCTCATTATGAAATtgtataaattcaaataatcttAGTTATGGAAGAAGGAACCATGATACTCACTGCTCAGTAATCGAGATCATTCACCCATTGACTTCACAGACCTGAAGATTGATAACTTTGGTGACAGGAGAACCTGAGATGGAAATTTTTTGCCTCTTCTGCTATTTGTCTGGACtgcatcttccatttttctttggGATCACAAAGTTGGAACTATCgcaacaaaaattataaatctttCTTAGGACTACTGCAGTTGAGAAGAACTTTAATAGTTGGTGGTATGATGTTAGCTTGTTTTAAAAGAAGCAGTTTTGAGACCTAATTTCTGTGATATGGATGCTTGATTTCTGTGCTTGATAATGCTTTTTGCAATATTGGAGTCTTCGTTTCCTCCTTAAACCTACCATTTTAAGTGGTGTACGCCACTTTATTCCTAATTTGGTTCAAATTTCTAGGCTTATATTATAGTTTGAACCtattaaaaatcatattttggcCCCCTAAAGAATGTTGCCCCCTCCTTTACATGCTTGCTTTCAGGTCCTCTAGAGATTTTCCAGATATGCATGGCCTTATTATGCACACATACAACTGTGATAACGCTGACTTGCTAGTAGATCATCTGGGTTTACACAAAGCTCTTTGTGTATTAATGGGGTGGAACTACTCAAAGCCTCCTGATAGTTCAAGAGGGTACCGGTATCTATCTGCTGATGAAGCAGCAGCTAACCAGGAGGATCTGATTATGTGGCCTCCTCTAGTTA is a window encoding:
- the LOC111778436 gene encoding uncharacterized protein LOC111778436, producing the protein MAGGNNTSKPSQKPPSSSTAPSNRKSRWESSTNNPPSDPKSDSKSSKPHNPSSKVAISPNSTHPKHPADKAANPTPASAPLHSPGVPLPFSDPSDLGPPPPPSYGFHMLDRRTIVLADGSVRSYFALPLDYQDFTPPARPMDLAARFLPMGSGGPGREYGGFDRRFPPGGPMSPNEFRGVREEQFARSRPQDHWNSRGTDERGGPAEFSMKRKFNDDSEKDRKDEKDEMSRRQQQFLHNENANGFHTGSGERRGDFLAGTSDPYGRTEDIRFSKYMRVGGSYENEGLRPGSGHNVAPKYLEVDQNALRKAFLHFVKTINENATQKKNYLEDGKHGRLQCLACSRSSRDFPDMHGLIMHTYNCDNADLLVDHLGLHKALCVLMGWNYSKPPDSSRGYRYLSADEAAANQEDLIMWPPLVIIHNTIIGKGKDGRMEGLGNKAMDSKIRVLGFXGGKSKSLYGREGHLGTTLIKFSGDQSGLNEAKRLAEFFEKDNHGRKAWACMRPAALGNDDDKNPNLVKVDEKTGERNRIFYGYLATAADMDKVDFDTRKKVAIESYRDIKSSR